A stretch of Acropora muricata isolate sample 2 chromosome 7, ASM3666990v1, whole genome shotgun sequence DNA encodes these proteins:
- the LOC136923411 gene encoding uncharacterized protein, with the protein MEDVFLCCVNTCSTRGEKISLNLADLKNQSQFPTFISNITVNDWNITGNGSGDNYHLIAFSPYEVKVIGKYVDEDGERTEAPNFKDHFSPNHMTLSSAAAISGAAVSFDMGKYESKFDMFLGLLSLLGIGMEDEKVSKPDAEAKRDWRSKCLAPFLVEFGLNVPLMVGLLVYYFGDNATLAALSVTLHVAIVPLLISFAIFGGGCSRWWISTPIWFLMTRIFLIRSVCDFLNITTVGKDPPHVLQLSDGGHFENLALLPLLEKKLPKILVVDGSCNSGADSQAKGLLDALELAQKKLHCWFEGENVKDIKEDIRTEFLTKDGDGKLPRCYKFSVHYSAKPNEERTTGEILFLVPRHPSESKSLEPETDDENGQPCCQPETCMKNGRHSWNCFNSNLDAEWGFGPELREDEVKRLNWCCCLCCHNCSCKGCCHTLSSCCLGKFPSHSTGNQFFTPDMFREYHREGYAACIEAKGDKFIESN; encoded by the exons ATGGAGGATGTGTTTTTGTGTTGTGTTAATACGTGCTCTACAAGAGGCGAGAAAATATCGCTAAATTTGGCAGATCTAAAAAATCAAAGTCAATTCCCGACTTTTATCAGTAACATTACAGTGAACGACTGGAATATCACTGGAAATGGATCGGGAGATAACTATCACCTTATTGCGTTCTCACCTTATGAAGTTAAAGTTATTGGCAAGTACGTGGACGAAGATGGCGAACGAACAGAGGCGCCTAATTTCAAGGATCATTTCTCCCCAAATCATATGACACTATCTTCAGCTGCGGCAATATCTGGGGCTGCGGTCAGTTTTGACATGGGAAAGTACGAGAGcaaatttgacatgtttctcGGTTTACTATCCTTGCTTGGCATTGGAATGGAGGACGAAAAAGTTAGTAAGCCAGACGCAGAGGCAAAGCGTGACTGGCGATCTAAG TGCCTAGCCCCCTTTTTGGTAGAGTTTGGTCTCAATGTCCCACTTATGGTAGGACTTCTAGTTTATTATTTTGGAGATAATGCTACTTTGGCTGCACTTTCGGTCACTCTTCATGTGGCTATTGTCCCACTACTAATATCTTTTGCTATATTTGGTGGAGGATGTTCCAGATGGTGGATTTCTACTCCCATCTG GTTCCTGATGACACGGATATTTTTGATACGATCTGTTTGCGATTTTTTGAACATCACCACCGTTGGCAAAGATCCACCTCACGTCTTACAGTTGAGCGATGGGGGTCACTTTGAAAACCTGGCTCTGCTTCCTCTGCTAGAGAAAAAGTTGCCTAAAATACTCGTAGTTGATGGTTCATGCAACTCTGGAGCAGATAGTCAGGCTAAAGGACTCCTTGATGCACTAGAACTAGCGCAAAAAAAGCTTCATTGTTGGTTTGAAGGAGAAAACGTCAAAGACATAAAGGAGGATATCAGAACTGAGTTTCTTACCAAGGATGGCGATGGAAAACTGCCAAGATGCTACAAATTTTCTGTTCATTATTCAGCCAAACCCAACGAGGAGAGGACCACCGGGGAAATATTGTTCTTAGTTCCAAGGCATCCAAGCGAAAGTAAAAGTTTGGAACCCGAAACTGACGATGAGAATGGACAACCATGCTGCCAACCGGAAACATGCATGAAAAACGGGAGACATTCATGGAATTGTTTTAATAGCAACCTCGATGCAGAATGGGGATTTGGCCCTGAGCTGAGAGAAGATGAGGTAAAAAGACTCAACTGGTGTTGCTGTTTATGCTGTCACAATTGCTCATGTAAGGGATGTTGCCACACTCTGTCTTCCTGTTGCCTTGGAAAGTTTCCTAGTCACAGCACTGGAAATCAATTTTTTACGCCGGATATGTTCAGGGAGTACCATCGCGAAGGATATGCAGCTTGCATTGAAGCAAAAGGGGACAAATTTATCGAAAGTAACTAG